In Chelmon rostratus isolate fCheRos1 chromosome 4, fCheRos1.pri, whole genome shotgun sequence, a genomic segment contains:
- the LOC121605049 gene encoding desmoglein-3-like, with the protein MIRVSLPVFVLLLFLAALVKAVWIPPRKPLQENVDYTDLESVARIYSDHDNGRGNVLYSLEGVGANKEPFNVFVVDPITGMIRVTQILDREEISMYNLSGVARYQDGSLAEENIEIRFKVVDENDNPPVFALIEPGEVDENSPAGTPVMKVTASDADEPGNENSQIAYSIVNQNPPGDMFYMGKDGTIYVKNSGLDRETADQYTLTVKGQDLNGKPGGNAATSTVTIKIRDVNDNRPTLEKEQYEGSIEENKDSVEVMRFKANDLDLKGTDNWEAVYDIVKGNEAGYFSIKTDPNTNEGILMLDKAVNYEDVKNIDLGIAVRNKAQSYNGSGGGAGGGAGGGAGGGAGGGGGGGGGGGGGGGGGGGGAWGSTWKTYPIKIHVKNQPEGPSFAPKVKAIPISEGGSININEVIATYAAIDEDTGKPAENVRYAKGSDPGNWLTIDPETAEIKLNKMPDRESEFLVNGTYIAKVLCISEDEPDKTVTGTIAIQVEDFNDHCPTLTSDIQTMCTTDDSVIVNAKDEDSFPNGPPFEFEIVPEGTEGKWQVEHLNDTAAILRAQESMWPGSYEVKFVVKDEQGHACPEPQTVKVQVCTCEDGVLCGKRGSNGQSSKEAEFGPAGIGLLFLGLLLLLLIPLLLLFCQCGGAAGLPGGFAEMPFDTKSHLINYRTEGQGENTEVPLLNMPTQQDGDMIKMDMGTVKNVSAMAPMAGLDFQKSVTSMDGMNGAIYTDGLSSGHREGTWGMMNAASGSGLYSGFEARESRVGGGLYDGMALPDHFLGQYYSQKVSSGSENLAVKDDLLVYDYEGQGSSAGSVGCCSLLECDNDLQFLDDLGPKFKTLAEVCGGKKIPTEVTHAFTPPPAALVNTQSSVSSVVTAQQLPPPPQLQPTVPKTEQTVVRETSGHSQMVKESTATVRQGTTKVKKGITNQGQMLLLQQQQPVYYTTTPVLQPMPYVVQPQVQNTVLLAEAPATNLQGMVLVNSTQTGPAQGVVVQGQTVVSSGQAQGPGMMLVERSGLQGAGANMIHTGNLPGSHAMMVVEGKVPAGSMKVLKGSQTCFVPGATLQPGGLSGSQSVLVVGGPIDNGGQLVQEAGGLSQMSDISGSQRVLYNNGNTSTGSQSIVLGSSTTTVSTAPTQQKAVM; encoded by the exons GCTGCTCTGGTAAAAGCTGTCTGGATTCCCCCGAGGAAACCACTGCAGGAAAATGTCGACTACACAGATCTGGAATCTGTTGCCAGG ATTTATTCAGATCACGATAATGGCAGAGGGAATGTTCTCTACTCTCTAGAAGGCGTTGGTGCAAACAAGGAACCCTTCAATGTGTTTGTAGTTGATCCTATAACTGGAATGATTCGTGTGACCCAAATACTTGACAGGGAGGAGATCTCTATGTACAAT ctgtcagGAGTTGCTCGGTACCAAGACGGCAGTCTGGCAGAGGAGAACATCGAAATACGATTCAAGGTTGTTGATGAGAACGACAACCCTCCAGTCTTTGCACTCATCGAGCCCGGGGAGGTGGATGAGAACAGTCCTGCAG gGACTCCAGTCATGAAAGTAACTGCGTCTGATGCTGATGAACCAGGGAACGAGAACTCTCAGATCGCTTATTCCATCGTAAATCAGAATCCGCCTGGTGACATGTTCTACATGGGCAAGGATGGAACCATCTATGTCAAAAATTCTGGTCTAGACAGAGAG ACTGCAGATCAGTACACTCTGACGGTGAAAGGTCAAGACTTAAATGGCAAACCAGGGGGAAATGCTGCAACCTCCACTGTTACCATTAAGATCCGAGATGTGAATGACAACCGTCCCACTCTGGAAAAAGAGCAG TATGAGGGCAGCATTGAGGAGAACAAAGACAGTGTGGAGGTGATGAGATTTAAAGCAAACGACCTGGACTTGAAGGGTACAGACAACTGGGAAGCTGTGTATGACATTGTCAAAGGCAACGAGGCGGGGTACTTCAGCATTAAAACAGACCCCAATACCAACGAGGGCATCCTAATGCTTGACAAg GCTGTGAATTATGAAGATGTGAAGAACATTGACCTAGGAATAGCTGTGAGAAACAAGGCTCAATCGTATAATGGATCTGGGGGTGGAGCAGGCGGTGGAGCAGGTGGTGGAGCAGGCGGTGGAgcaggtgggggagggggaggagggggtggaggcgGCGGAGGCGGCGGAGGCGGCGGAGGGGGAGCATGGGGATCAACATGGAAAACCTATCCAATCAAAATCCACGTGAAGAATCAGCCTGAGGGTCCCAGTTTTGCCCCCAAGGTCAAAGCTATTCCCATCTCAGAGGGAGGCTCCATCAACATTAATGAAGTTATTGCCACATACGCTGCAATAGATGAAGACACTGGGAAACCAGCTGAGAATGTCAG GTATGCCAAGGGCTCAGACCCTGGCAACTGGCTGACCATCGATCCAGAGACGGCTGAGATCAAACTTAACAAGATGCCTGACAGAGAGTCTGAATTCCTGGTCAATGGGACATATATTGCCAAAGTACTGTGCATTTCCGAAG ACGAACCTGATAAAACAGTCACCGGCACCATAGCCATCCAGGTGGAAGATTTTAATGACCACTGCCCCACACTGACCAGTGACATCCAGACCATGTGTACCACGGATGATTCTGTTATTGTGAATGCTAAAGATGAAGATTCATTCCCTAACGGACCTCCTTTTGAGTTTGAAATTGTCCCAGAGGGCACTGAGGGCAAATGGCAAGTGGAGCATCTGAATG ACACTGCTGCTATCCTGAGGGCCCAGGAGTCCATGTGGCCTGGTTCCTATGAGGTGAAATTTGTGGTGAAGGATGAGCAGGGCCATGCCTGTCCAGAACCACAGACAGTGAAGGTCCAAGTTTGTACCTGTGAGGATGGAGTTCTGTGTGGAAAACGAGGCTCCAACGGCCAGTCCAGCAAAGAAGCAGAGTTTGGACCTGCAGGCATTGGACTGCTATTCCTGGGCCTGCTGCTCTTACTTC tcattcctctgttgctgctcttcTGCCAATGTGGGGGGGCTGCGGGTCTGCCAGGGGGCTTTGCTGAGATGCCTTTCGACACCAAATCACACCTCATTAACTACCGTACTGAGGGCCAGGGAGAGAACACG GAGGTGCCACTACTGAACATGCCAACTCAACAGGATGGAGATATGATCAAAATGGATATGGGCACagtaaaaaatgtttcagcaaTGGCGCCAATGGCAGGGTTGGATTTCCAGAAATCTGTCACTTCCATGGATGGGATGAATGGGGCCATCTATACAGATGGTCTTTCGAGTGGCCACAGAGAAGGAACATGGGGGATGATGAACGCGGCAAGTGGCAGTGGCCTCTACTCTGGGTTTGAGGCCAGAGAATCAAGAGTAGGTGGAGGACTTTATGACGGAATGGCTCTGCCAGACCATTTCCTGGGACAGTACTATTCTCAG AAAGTGTCCAGTGGAAGCGAGAACCTTGCAGTGAAGGATGAtcttttggtttatgactaCGAAGGCCAGGGCTCCTCTGCTGGCTCAGtgggctgctgcagcctcctggAGTGTGACAATGACCTGCAGTTCCTCGATGACCTTGGGCCAAAGTTCAAGACCCTGGCTGAGGTATGTGGAGGCAAGAAGATCCCAACTGAAGTAACACATGCATTCactcctccaccagctgcatTAGTCAACACTCAGAGCTCAGTATCAAGTGTGGTGACTGCCCAACAGCTGCCCCCTCCACCCCAGCTGCAGCCGACTGTGCCCAAAACAGAGCAGACTGTGGTCAGGGAGACATCCGGGCATTCTCAGATGGTGAAGGAAAGCACGGCCACAGTAAGACAAGGGACGACCAAAGTGAAGAAAGGAATAACAAATCAAGGCCAGATGCTTCTgctacaacagcagcagcctgtctACTACACCACCACCCCTGTGCTGCAGCCGATGCCCTATGTAGTCCAGCCACAGGTTCAGAACACCGTGCTGCTAGCTGAGGCACCAGCCACCAACCTGCAGGGCATGGTACTGGTTAACAGCACCCAGACTGGGCCTGCCCAAGGTGTGGTCGTACAGGGACAGACTGTGGTGTCCAGTGGACAAGCACAGGGCCCTGGCATGATGCTGGTGGAGAGGAGTGGGCTCCAGGGGGCTGGTGCCAATATGATCCACACTGGCAACCTACCTGGCTCCCATGCCATGATGGTCGTGGAGGGCAAGGTACCTGCAGGGTCAATGAAAGTGCTGAAAGGAAGCCAGACCTGCTTCGTGCCAGGGGCCACTCTACAGCCTGGAGGGCTTTCAGGATCTCAGAGTGTCCTGGTGGTCGGAGGGCCAATAGACAACGGAGGGCAGCTGgtgcaggaggcaggaggccTGTCCCAGATGAGTGATATCTCTGGATCTCAAAGAGTCCTCTACAACAACGGCAACACATCCACTGGCTCTCAGAGCATCGTATTGGGTTCATCTACCACCACGGTGAGCACAGCCCCCACACAACAGAAGGCTGTGATGTAA